One genomic segment of Belonocnema kinseyi isolate 2016_QV_RU_SX_M_011 chromosome 2, B_treatae_v1, whole genome shotgun sequence includes these proteins:
- the LOC117167860 gene encoding D(2) dopamine receptor-like codes for MQRKNRLQQLSKHSKKQSRNVMMTMMIMMSNAIINEAYDVTNSEFFFYNTDISFFDNTGIMNFGVNNTVSYLSALEILNGSIYKASSDVPPQNANEIETFDNWWAMLASVLVLGTAAGNILVCLAITWERRLQNVTNYFLMSLAITDLMVAILVMPLGILTLVRGYFPLPAIYCLAWICLDVLFCTASIMHLCTISVDRYLSLRYPMKFGRNKTRRRVILKILFVWLLSIAMSLPLCLMYSKDDDSVLVKGTCQIPDPLYKLIGSIICFFIPLGVMLITYALTVKLLADQSENIGGGSERSKRRTWKKLLVNKSSEGSTGTPVHTSAASTDTELTTLDTHDLWLPESEPKPAAMSALHEFGAELLKWSKGLEGIANIGDESLLNTPKSTKSQYQPNFQRSFANRSERDPEYSLSDSRASLSVTTNENLLPAPCKYRRRASTYNEAYLQRVNMNPGSSILRKRSFSFHEHTTVNKSASEKLSTTTNQLEAKPLMKFERIESPSSSCDISSFVEMSKNEPSQNPNEMEVSFSDSTKSLTQNLDNSSNQPDQLEDKSHKTSSAVVTWKSGRRGSSAGTTKTSVASSRSVPLRRAATMRAHNYATNLASKSSTWTPYTAVINKSSGLLRVSHSRNSSVISRNSSRHGRIIRLEQKATKVLGVVFFTFVILWSPFFVLNLTAVICADCEENIDHKLFDFVTWLGYSSSMVNPIFYTIFNKVFRQAFKKVILCQY; via the exons ATGCAACGGAAAAACAGACTACAGCAGCTCTCGAAGCACTCGAAGAAGCAATCCAGAAATGTTATGATGACGATGATGATTATGATGAGTAACGCAATAATCAATGAAGCATATGATGTGactaattctgaattttttttttataacactgACATTTCATTTTTTGACAACACTGGTATTATGAATTTTGGCGTTAATAATACAGTGAGCTATTTGAGTGCACTGGAAATATTGAATGGCAGTATTTACAAAGCTTCGAGTGATGTGCCGCCGCAAAACGCAAACGAAATCGAAACCTTTGACAATTGGTGGGCAATGTTGGCTTCAGTGCTGGTTCTGGGAACTGCAGCTGGTAATATTTTGGTTTGTTTGGCCATAACTTGGGAACGACGATTGCAAAATGTGACAAACTACTTTCTCATGAGCTTGGCGATCACTGATCTCATGGTTGCAATTCTAGTGATGCCTCTTGGAATCCTTACTCTAGTACGAG GTTACTTTCCCCTTCCAGCAATATACTGCCTTGCATGGATATGCTTGGATGTTCTTTTCTGCACAGCAAGCATAATGCACCTGTGCACCATCAGCGTCGACAGGTACCTGAGTTTACGGTATCCTATGAAATTCGGTCGCAATAAAACCAGAAGACGTGTTATACTCAAGATACTTTTCGTTTGGCTACTCAGCATCGCCATGAGTCTTCCACTCTGTCTCATGTATTCGAAG GACGATGACTCTGTACTTGTAAAAGGAACATGTCAAATACCCGACCCATTATATAAGTTAATCGGAagcataatttgtttttttattcccCTTGGAGTAATGTTAATTACTTATGCCTTAACAGTAAAACTGTTGGCAGATCAGAGCGAAAATATTGGAGGAGGATCAG aaagaagtAAGCGCCGCACGTGGAAAAAATTACTGGTAAACAAAAGTTCCGAGGGAAGTACTGGAACACCTGTACACACTTCTGCTGCTTCAACGGATACGGAGCTCACTACACTAGATACTCATGATCTGTGGCTGCCTGAGAGTGAGCCCAAGCCGGCGGCCATGTCAGCTCTTCACGAGTTTGGAGcggaacttttaaaatggtccaAAGGACTAGAGGGCATAGCAAATATCGGAGATGAATCGCTTCTAAATACTCCAAAGTCAACTAAAAGCCAGTATCAACCAAACTTTCAACGTAGCTTCGCCAATAG GAGCGAAAGAGACCCTGAGTACAGCCTTTCTGATTCAAGAGCGAGCCTCAGTGTAACCACGAATGAAAATTTACTGCCAGCGCCATGTAAATATCGTCGAAGAGCATCTACCTACAATGAAGCATATTTACAGCGAGTCAATATGAATCCAGGGAGTAGTATCTTACGCAAACGTTCTTTCAGCTTCCATGAACATACCACTGTGAACAAATCTGCGTCCGAAAAGCTTTCAACAACGACGAACCAGCTTGAAGCGAAACCACTGATGAAATTTGAAAGGATTGAATCGCCATCTTCGTCGTGCGACATTTCCTCCTTTGTCGAAATGTCAAAAAATGAACCATCTCAAAATCCAAATGAGATGGAAGTTAGTTTCAGTGACAGCACAAAGTCTTTAACGCAGAATCTCGATAATTCTTCAAACCAACCCGATCAACTTGAAGACAAGTCTCACAAAACGTCCAGTGCGGTTGTCACGTGGAAAAGTGGAAGACGAGGCTCCAGTGCTG gaacTACCAAGACTTCAGTGGCATCCTCGAGATCTGTTCCGCTGCGAAGGGCGGCAACAATGCGAGCCCACAATTATGCCACCAATCTGGCTTCAAAAAGCAGCACTTGGACTCCCTACACAGCAGTTATTAACAAGTCGTCTGGCCTTCTTCGAGTCAGTCACTCTCGAAATAGTAGTGTGATATCTAGAAATAGTTCCCGGCACGGCAGAATTATCAGGCTCGAGCAAAAAGCCACAAAAGTTCTGGGGGTTgtcttttttacatttgttatccTGTGGTCGCCATTCTTTGTGCTGAATTTGACAGCAGTCATTTGTGCTGACTGCGAGGAGAACATCGACCACAAACTATTTGACTTTGTCACTTGGCTAGGTTATTCCAGCTCAATGGTAAATCCGATTTTCTACACTATCTTTAATAAAGTTTTCCGACAGGCTTTCAAGAAGGTGATCCTGTGTCAATATTGA